In a single window of the Zea mays cultivar B73 chromosome 5, Zm-B73-REFERENCE-NAM-5.0, whole genome shotgun sequence genome:
- the LOC103628178 gene encoding protein FAR1-RELATED SEQUENCE 4-like has translation MAPPSLPHLESPRCSSPNSLAIVVAGGADPILPSPIATTGAGVRGGSGDPLHHKTLLTPPPSIPPGSLVTPDAAQLFHPDANILDVFVPRVQQTFDTKEEAYLFYLDYAKLAGFSVTTKRTSKEIRHWVCNREGFLKPGQENEEPMTNKTSMRIGCPAYVKVKEDKKRNIWYFHHVQEAHNHKLEPSPRMVRYMHSHKQREAALDDLFAIMSKSGVPTQAAMNVMSELFGGRQNWPFTEKDVHNKKAEQAREERDGDMDKLFQFFRECKEHNEYFYWDVDFEPKTNVLRSIFWCHASQRAEYKDFGDVVTFDTTHKTNNKHMPLAMFVGCSNNLKNVSFGQALLRDETIDTFRWLFETFKSCMGGQQPFVILTDEDAAMKEAIRIVFNKTQHRNCRWHITRTWDYELEELYKLHNDNNLKEKLQSLINYPLGPTQFEVEWNKLVDECGIREHPAIVALWQKRKRWIATYFKGMYCGRMTSTQRSESQNRVLKDGYVNNVTSLHIFAKRVLDSIQHTDHMDAGESHYSQTEVVRACKSRFDEQLSRVYTRAVYNEYKREYINSTAFVIEPDPGVECGYLVKHEKGDGTFCWAQHAFKVVADKAAGVYKCECMQWEHTGLFCMHIIKAFTHLQVQNIPEKYILKRYTRNARSVVPWDRHDVSVGGQNETEQSRLSKLLPKLMRLGRAGSKSDRAYTETIRHIDMITPGIELLRTAEIGPIGPDEATNTELQQDAEGRRNIGPIAPTQQSSDNNIEPVVMPTGPTPPPESGLNPDSANCLTDLRLTEPPVSRTKGRKSASGAKCAKNSVEPANPYNTYSGGQGIRECQTCHVRGHYSTTCPQNPNRSRAAENKDKKRSAKTVGWTPRKRGRPTIKKGLDGNQDEAQSEGDDTQQSGCTMAVQESAAHAVIARIRRATTCHVNYQDESD, from the exons ATGGCCCCACCGTCGCTGCCGCACCTTGAATCGCCTCGATGCTCCTCCCCTAATTCCTTGGCGATTGTTGTGGCTGGAGGTGCTGATCCGATATTGCCGTCTCCGATTGCGACAACGGGAGCGGGTGTACGCGGCGGATCAGGTGATCCCTTGCATCACAAAACGTTGCTGACGCCGCCGCCTTCAATTCCACCTGGATCGCTGGTCACTCCGGATGCAGCCCAGCTGTTCCATCCG GATGCAAACATACTTGATGTGTTTGTCCCCAGGGTGCAGCAAACATTTGATACAAAAGAAGAAGCCTACCTCTTTTACCTTGACTATGCAAAATTGGCTGGTTTTAGTGTCACGACAAAAAGGACTAGTAAAGAAATCAGACACTGGGTTTGCAACCGTGAGGGGTTTCTGAAGCCAGGTCAAGAGAATGAGGAGCCTATGACAAATAAGACATCGATGAGAATTGGTTGCCCTGCTTATGTGAAGGTGAAGGAGGACAAGAAGCGCAATATTTGGTATTTTCATCATGTTCAGGAAGCACACAATCACAAACTTGAACCCTCACCAAGGATGGTGAGATATATGCATTCTCATAAGCAGAGGGAGGCAGCGTTGGATGACCTGTTTGCAATCATGTCAAAGAGTGGTGTGCCAACACAGGCAGCAATGAATGTAATGTCAGAATTATTTGGAGGCCGTCAAAACTGGCCGTTCACAGAGAAAGATGTCCATAACAA GAAAGCTGAGCAAGCAAGGGAGGAGAGGGATGGTGACATGGATAAATTGTTCCAATTTTTCAGGGAGTGCAAAGAACACAATGAATACTTTTACTGGGATGTGGATTTTGAACCAAAAACAAATGTGCTTCGGAGCATTTTTTGGTGTCATGCAAGTCAGCGTGCAGAATACAAGGATTTTGGGGATGTAGTCACATTTGACACAACACACAAGACTAACAACAAGCATATGCCGTTGGCCATGTTTGTGGGTTGCAGCAATAATTTGAAAAATGTGTCCTTTGGCCAAGCACTTCTTCGAGATGAAACAATAGACACATTCAGATGGCTTTTTGAGACCTTTAAAAGTTGCATGGGTGGTCAGCAACCTTTTGTGATTCTTACAG ATGAAGATGCAGCGatgaaggaagcaataaggattGTGTTTAACAAGACACAACACCGAAATTGCCGATGGCACATAACCAGAACATGGGATTACGAACTCGAGGAGCTGTACAAATTGCACAATGATAATAATCTAAAGGAGAAACTGCAGTCCCTGATAAACTATCCTCTGGGGCCCACACAATTTGAGGTGGAGTGGAATAAGCTGGTGGATGAATGTGGCATAAGAGAACACCCTGCAATTGTTGCATTGTGGCAGAAAAGGAAGAGATGGATAGCAACATATTTCAAAGGCATGTACTGTGGGCGAATGACTTCCACCCAGAGATCTGAGAGCCAAAACAGGGTTTTGAAAGATGGTTATGTTAACAATGTGACAAGCCTGCATATATTTGCAAAGAGGGTGCTTGACTCGATTCAGCACACAGACCACATGGATGCTGGGGAGTCACACTACtcacag ACTGAAGTTGTCAGAGCCTGCAAATCAAGATTTGATGAGCAACTCAGCAGGGTGTACACCAGGGCTGTGTACAATGAATACAAGAGGGAATATATTAACAGCACAGCTTTTGTGATAGAGCCTGATCCGGGAGTGGAATGCGGTTACTTGGTGAAACATGAGAAAGGCGATGGGACATTTTGCTGGGCACAACACGCATTCAAGGTGGTGGCTGACAAAGCAGCAGGCGTGTATAAATGCGAATGCATGCAGTGGGAGCATACAG GTCTGTTCTGCATGCACATAATAAAGGCATTCACCCACCTCCAAGTCCAAAACATACCTGAAAAGTACATTCTGAAGCGATATACACGTAATGCAAGATCTGTGGTTCCGTGGGACCGGCACGATGTGAGTGTTGGTGGTCAAAATGAGACAGAGCAGTCAAGGTTGTCGAAGCTGCTTCCAAAGTTAATGCGACTGGGAAGAGCGGGAAGCAAATCTGATAGAGCATACACTGAAACTATCAGGCACATCGACATGATAACTCCCGGGATTGAGCTTCTACGAACAGCGGAGATTGGTCCGATTGGTCCGGACGAAGCAACAAATACTGAGTTGCAGCAAGATGCAGAAGGACGACGGAATATTGGTCCCATTGCACCAACACAACAAAGTTCTGACAACAATATAGAACctgttgtgatgccaactggacctACACCACCACCGGAATCGGGCCTGAATCCAGATTCTGCAAACTGCCTCACTGATCTAAGATTGACTGAACCGCCAGTGTCGCGCACGAAGGGTAGGAAGTCTGCCAGTGGGGCTAAATGTGCTAAAAATAGTGTGGAACCTGCTAATCCATACAACACATATAGTGGTGGTCAGGGTATAAGAGAGTGCCAAACCTGCCATGTTAGGGGGCACTATAGCACAACATGCCCTCAGAACCCAAACAGAAGCAGAGCGGCCGAGAACAAGGACAAAAAGAGAAGTGCGAAAACTGTAGGTTGGACTCCAAGAAAAAGAGGTCGCCCAACAATAAAAAAAGGACTAGATGGGAATCAAGATGAGGCACAGAGTGAGGGGGATGATACACAGCAATCTGGGTGCACTATGGCGGTGCAGGAGTCAGCAGCACACGCGGTGATTGCAAGAATTAGGAGGGCGACAACTTGCCATGTTAATTACCAGGACGAAAGTGATTAA